In Candidatus Jettenia caeni, the DNA window CCTGCATCGGCTCTGCCTTTTTATTGGGGAGAGACCGTAAGATTTTACGCTTCTCCTGCCAAAAAAGGCAGTCTCTTGTATGATTCATGGAAATACTGAATGAGAGAACAATGGGTAGGAGCGTTTCTCTTTAAATTACCGGCAAGCTACTTTCTCTCCCTGTTTGTTAAAAATAAAAAAGCCTTACTGTAAAGATATTTCTTAAAAGCATCTTCGGCAGTAAGGCTGTCTTATTTCTATCGTGTCACTTATAAGTGTAAGTGTCTGTTATGTATAACTGACACTGTTCACGAATACTTTTCACTGTTACAAGATCCTTTACTTTGCGCCCCCTGATCACTCAGGGTTTGCCTTTATCGTAAAGGCATTCTATTCCTGAACGGTATTTTATGTCAATGAATAATTTAAAATATTAATGGTTCAAATAATTTGAGATGGTAGATTATAAAACTAATACTTTGATACATTGAGCTCTTCCATCTTTCCTGTAACCATAAATACAATCCTCTCCGCAATATTGGTTACCCTGTCTGCAATACGTTCCAAATTGTGCGAAACCCAGGTTAAGTATGTGGCTCCGTGGATTATCCTCGGATTTTGTATCATCAGAAGCAGGAGTTCCCGGTAAATCTGATCATGAAGGGCATCTACCTTATCATCTTCATTACAGATAAACCTCGCCGCTTCTATATCTCTGCTGACAAATGCCTTGAGACATTTATCGAGCATGGATAATCCTAATTCAGCCATTCTTGGGATATCAATCAGGGGCTTTACTAAAGGTTCATCGCCTATTAATAAATTTATTTTCGCGATTCCCTCTGCATGATCGCCCATGCGCTCAAGGTCTGTTACTATGCTTAATATAGAAGTCAGCGTTCTTAAATCGACAGCCATAGGCTGCTGTGTAGCAATAAGGAAAATACACTTTTCTTCAATCTCAAACCGTTTTTTATTTATATAAATGTCGCTTGCTATAATTTCTTTAGCGGCTTGTTTATCTCTCTTTTGAAGCGACTCAACAGATTTTTGTATAGCAATCGATACCATCTTTCCCATCGCCAGCACTTCATCCTGTAGATTCTGTAACGCCTTGTGATAAACATCTCTTGTCATACCTTCCCCTTATTTCAAATTATATCTGCGTACTTCCATAATAACTGTTTTGACACTTACCCAAATCTTCCCGTAATATAATCCTCCGTTTGTTTTTCATGTGGGTTTGTGAATATTTCCGTTGTAACATCAAACTCTACGAGCTCTCCATGCATAAAGAAACCAGTAAATTCAGATATCCTGGCTGCCTGCTGCATATTGTGGGTAACAATAATAACGGTATAATCTGTTTTTAGTTCGACCAGCATATCCTCTATTTTTGCGGTAGCAATAGGGTCAAGGGCTGAACAGGGTTCATCAAGAAGTATGATCTCAGGCTCTACAGCTATTGCCCTGGCAATACAAATCCGCTGCTGCTGACCTCCGGAAAGATCAAGGGCGCTTACACGAAGTCTATCTTTTACCTCATCCCAAAGCGCAGCCTTTTTCAATGCCTTCTCACAAATTTCATCCAGAGCACTTCTTTTGTGAATGCCCTGCACCCGTGGTCCGTATACGACATTCTCGTAGATACTTTTTGGGAATGGATTTGGTTTTTGGAACACCATCCCAACTCTCCTTCTCAATTCTGTGACGTCTACAGCAGGGGCATAAATATCCTCTCCATCTATTTTAACGGTTCCTTCTATTTTTACACCCTCTACGAGATCGTTCATACGGTTCAAACATCTGATCAAGGTAGATTTTCCACAGCCGGATGGTCCAATAAAGGAAGTTATCTTTTTTTTTGCAATATCAAGATGTATCCCTTCCAGCGCCTTAATTTTGCCATAATAAAGAATCAGGTCTATAATATTAACTATCGGGTCAGGGACTATCATGCTTTTTTCTTTTTTTCCGTAATAGTTCTCCGTACTATACGCCTCAGGTCAATGTATCGCTTTTACCTATCATACTTTTATAAAGCCGTTGTTCTGTACCGCTTTCTCAGCTTGTTCCTCATTACTATAGCAGTAAGATTCAAGACAAGTACGATGAAAAGTAAAACAAGTGTTGTGGTATAGACCATGGGGATGGCCGCCTCTACATTGGGAGACTGAAATCCAACATCATATATATGGAAGCCTAAATGCATAAACTTTCTTTCAAAATGGATATAGGGAAAATACAGATCTACCGGAAGAGAGGGCGCTAACTTCACAACTCCCGTGAGCATTAAGGGTGCAACCTCACCCGCAGCCCTTGCCATAGCGAGAATGGTACCGGTAAGTATCCCGGGGGTTGCCTGAGGAATTACGACCTTCCATAAGGTTTCAAATTTTGTAGCACCTAGCGCATAAGAACCTTCCCTTACGGATTTTGGTACAGAAGATAACCCTTCTTCCGTTGCCACAACAACTACCGGCACCGTCAGAAGCGCCAGAGTAAGGGATGCCCATAAAATACCACCGGTTCCAAAGGTAGGGGCTGGCAAGGATTCCGAGAAAAATACCTTATCGATATTTCCACCCACAAAGTAGATGAAAAAACCGAGACCAAAAACCCCGAATACAATGGATGGAACACCTGCAAGGTTACTCACTGATATCCTGATGAGCCGTGCAACAATATTATCATCGGCGTATTCCCTGAGATATACTGCTGTCAATACACCAAACGGGACAACCGCAATGCTCATAATGAACACCATCATAACCGTCCCAAAAATAGCAGGGAATATCCCCCCCTCGGTATTTGCCTCCCGTGGTTCGGTTGATACAAATTCCCAGAGCTTCATCAGGTAAAAACCAATTTTAGCAAAAACTCCCATTTCGTTCGGGGCGTAGACCCTGATAATATTAAAAACAGGCATACTCTTCTCTTTACCATCAGCAAAAAGCACGATAATTTCTTTTTCTTTCGCCTGAGCATACAGCCCGGCAAGTATATCTTCTTTTTCCCTGTAGGTCTTTTCGAGATTTTCCACCTTGTCCTTTACCTCTTCTATATCCTCTTGTGCCTTTACCGAATACTGCTGCATCATCAGGCGCTTCAATGCAAGGCGATATTTTTCCATCTGATAATTTATCTTGCCAATCACTTTTCTCTCAATATACCGTATCCTCTTCAAAAGCGCCTTACTTTCTTCCCGAAGCGGTGCCAACTCTTCGAGATTCAGAGGCTGAATATCGCCATCCTGTTTCAGTCCTTTTAAAAAACCGTACATATTACCCCATTCACGCCTCTCAAAAGTTAAAGCATATAAGGGATATTCACGGGATACAATATCCGTATTATCGATCCATCTGAAGTCCATACCGTAAACATCTCTGTTACCGACCTTTAATTTTGTCCGATACATGCCTTTTTTTTGCGGGATGGGCTCTTCTTTTTCAATCTCACCCAAAACCACCGTACCATCCTGAAGCGTGAATTTAACAATTGTATGGGGCCAGAATATACCAAGCCCCTTCATCATAATGAGCACAACCAAACCGCCAACCATTAACATACTGATAGTCAGAGCGCATGCAGTCAGCCAGATATAAGGATTACCCGTTCTCAAGAATTTCTTCATAACTTACTATACCTTCGCTTCATTTTCTGCCTTACCGTTTCTGCAAATGTATTTACAATAAAGGTTGTTACAAAAAGAAGCAGAGCTGCCAAAAAGAGCACACGGTAAAGTGTTCCGCCGACAGGCGCTTCCGGCATCTCAACTGCAATATTTGCGGCAAGCGCCCTAAACCCATTAAATAAATTCCAACCCATAATAGGGGTATTACCTGTTGCCATAAGCACAATCATCGTCTCGCCTACTGCCCTTCCAAAACCAATCATAACTGCTGAAAAAATTCCCGGACTTGCAGTTGGAAGCACGACCCTAACGGCTGTATGCCAGGTAGTTGCTCCGAGTGCCAGTGAGGCCGATGTAAGATTATTAGGAACATTGCTCATGGCATCTTCAGATATGGTGAAAATAAGAGGAATTACGGCAAATCCCATTGCGAAGCCTACAATAAGGGCATTTCTCTGGTCATAGTTCAGACCCAAAATATGTAAAAGCCATTGCCGGTAATCTCCTCCGAAAAGAACTGATTCAGAAACGCTATTGAGCTGGATTGACACATAGATAGCCCCGATAATAAACGGTATCAGGAACAGGGCTTCTGCCCCATATCGGTATTTACCCTTTATCCATGAGGGTAAACACCTCCAAAGATACAAAGCCAAGGCAATGGAGAGTATGATGAATAACGGCATAATAACTATTGCAGGAAATACCCTCTCTATTAATGGCGCTAACCACAATCCGGCAAGAAATCCAAGAATAACGCTGGGAAGCGCTGCCATCAGTTCAATAACGGGCTTTATTATCTTGAGGGATTTGTGAAGAAATTGGGAGGTGTAGAGCGCAGCAAAGATTCCAATAGGCACAGCGATGATCATGGAGTATACAGTACCTTTAATAGTGCCAAAAATCAAGGGGACAAGACTGAGTTTCGGTTCAAAATCATCAGTCCCCCCGGTAGATTGCC includes these proteins:
- a CDS encoding phosphate uptake regulator, which produces MTRDVYHKALQNLQDEVLAMGKMVSIAIQKSVESLQKRDKQAAKEIIASDIYINKKRFEIEEKCIFLIATQQPMAVDLRTLTSILSIVTDLERMGDHAEGIAKINLLIGDEPLVKPLIDIPRMAELGLSMLDKCLKAFVSRDIEAARFICNEDDKVDALHDQIYRELLLLMIQNPRIIHGATYLTWVSHNLERIADRVTNIAERIVFMVTGKMEELNVSKY
- a CDS encoding phosphate ABC transporter ATP-binding component, which codes for MIVPDPIVNIIDLILYYGKIKALEGIHLDIAKKKITSFIGPSGCGKSTLIRCLNRMNDLVEGVKIEGTVKIDGEDIYAPAVDVTELRRRVGMVFQKPNPFPKSIYENVVYGPRVQGIHKRSALDEICEKALKKAALWDEVKDRLRVSALDLSGGQQQRICIARAIAVEPEIILLDEPCSALDPIATAKIEDMLVELKTDYTVIIVTHNMQQAARISEFTGFFMHGELVEFDVTTEIFTNPHEKQTEDYITGRFG
- a CDS encoding phosphate ABC transporter permease component; this encodes MKKFLRTGNPYIWLTACALTISMLMVGGLVVLIMMKGLGIFWPHTIVKFTLQDGTVVLGEIEKEEPIPQKKGMYRTKLKVGNRDVYGMDFRWIDNTDIVSREYPLYALTFERREWGNMYGFLKGLKQDGDIQPLNLEELAPLREESKALLKRIRYIERKVIGKINYQMEKYRLALKRLMMQQYSVKAQEDIEEVKDKVENLEKTYREKEDILAGLYAQAKEKEIIVLFADGKEKSMPVFNIIRVYAPNEMGVFAKIGFYLMKLWEFVSTEPREANTEGGIFPAIFGTVMMVFIMSIAVVPFGVLTAVYLREYADDNIVARLIRISVSNLAGVPSIVFGVFGLGFFIYFVGGNIDKVFFSESLPAPTFGTGGILWASLTLALLTVPVVVVATEEGLSSVPKSVREGSYALGATKFETLWKVVIPQATPGILTGTILAMARAAGEVAPLMLTGVVKLAPSLPVDLYFPYIHFERKFMHLGFHIYDVGFQSPNVEAAIPMVYTTTLVLLFIVLVLNLTAIVMRNKLRKRYRTTAL